The following coding sequences lie in one Cherax quadricarinatus isolate ZL_2023a chromosome 6, ASM3850222v1, whole genome shotgun sequence genomic window:
- the LOC128694531 gene encoding retinol dehydrogenase 14-like yields MATNHFGPFLLTNMLLGLLKASGPSRVVNVSSVVYTYGSSLNVDDLNYEKNKYPGSFISYSQSKLANILFTRELAEKLRGTAVTANSLHPGIVATEMIWKGEARLSNYFFGPLIWFLGKDAELGAQTTIYLAVSDEVNNVTGKYFVDCKESDISDLAKDAGLAKKLWEASEQIVKLKPEETHY; encoded by the coding sequence ATGGCAACCAACCACTTTGGCCCCTTTCTGCTTACTAACATGTTGTTGGGGCTGTTGAAAGccagtggtccaagtcgggtgGTCAACGTGTCTTCTGTGGTGTATACCTATGGCTCCTCGCTGAATGTAGATGACCTTAACTACGAGAAGAATAAATATCCTGGAAGCTTCATCTCTTACAGTCAGAGCAAACTAGCGAATATCTTGTTTACCAGAGAGCTGGCAGAGAAGCTGAGGGGAACAGCTGTGACTGCTAACAGCTTACACCCAGGTATAGTGGCCACTGAGATGATATGGAAAGGTGAAGCTAGACTTTCAAACTACTTCTTTGGTCCGCTTATCTGGTTTTTAGGTAAAGATGCAGAACTTGGAGCCCAGACTACTATTTACCTGGCAGTTTCTGACGAAGTGAACAATGTTACTGGCAAATATTTTGTTGACTGTAAGGAAAGTGACATCTCAGACTTGGCAAAGGACGCTGGACTGGCTAAGAAGTTATGGGAAGCTAGTGAACAGATAGTGAAGCTGAAACCTGAGGAGACGCACTATTAG